The following are from one region of the candidate division KSB1 bacterium genome:
- a CDS encoding type I polyketide synthase, with product MSQEGLEQLTPLQRALLALKELRTKFDALERSRNEPIAIIGMACRFPGSANSAQAYWQLLAAGRDGISEVPPERWDLEAYYDPNPDAPGKMYTRRSGFIDGVDQFDPRFFGIAPREALSMDPQQRLLLEVTWEALEHAGIVPERLFGTNAGVFIGISTSDYAHLQMRHADLTQLEAYGGTGNAFSVAAGRLAYVLGLQGPNLAVDTACSSSLVTVHLACQSLRLGECPLALAGGVNAILVPDTTINFCRARMLSPDGRCKTFDAAADGYVRGEGCGMVVLKRLSDALADGDNIFALIRGSAVNQDGRSNGLTAPNGPAQEAVIRKALDNAGVAPHEIDYVEAHGTGTALGDPIELHALANTMCRERPPGRPLLVGSAKTNIGHLEAAAGVAGLIKVALALHHEYLPPHLHFQQLNPHIALGGAPLEIVKEGKAWPRTARPRFAGVSSFGFSGTNAHVVLQEAPVTASPAAPAPAGWQLLTLSAKTEKALCDLARRYQEFLAPPAVPALADVCFSASTTRSTFAYRLGVVADDLPALREKLAAFANQQAVSGIITGRVKENSRPKVAFLFTGQGSQYLGMGRELYETQPVFRAALEKCEELLRPHLEKPLLSVLFGLPLPAGSDQSAWDTEPWLNQTAYTQPALFALEYALAELWRSWGVKPAAVMGHSVGEYVAACVAGMLNLEEGLKLIAARGRLMQALPQNGEMAAIFAEEERVAAALADCRERVSIAAINGPANVVISGERQAVAAVLARLQAEGVKWKKLVVSHAFHSPLMAPMLDAFEHIAGTLAFQPAKIPLISNLTAQPLQFNAELTPRHYWRRHVREAVRFADSLRTLHAMGCRLFLEIGPHPTLLGMGSQCLPPEAAVWIPSLRRGQDDTQQMLKSLATLFTHGVEVDWAGFYHHAPRRRVVLPSYPFQHERYWITPRTTPAKTTAVTSREPQPPREEWLFELTWQPQTLAPQLRPSQPGTWLIFADQGGLGFILKARLEQAGHSCLVVLPGEKYGRSAEGVFRLALHDAGQYQQLLQEASARAAAPWYAVVHLWSLDEERLIENFSVQLEAGQQRVCGSALFLAQSLAKMAAPPRLCLVTRGAIAVPAATPLSLSPASLWGLGRTLALEHPELRCLRVDLDPEADAAGNAQWLSEELQADSREDQIAFRAGQRLVARLARVELSAAAAGSAQSSIFARASSPATILITGGTAGLGLQLARWLVVQGCRHLVLLSRRPPAEAAAQSLAELEQKGATVLVRQADVANADQLAEVMAEMQQKLPPLRGVIHAAGVRHDRPLLQQDWPGFAKVMGPKIAGAWNLHVLTRELPLEFFVMFSSAAALLGSPGQSNYAAANAFMDSLAHHRRGLGLPASSINWGPWAEVGMAAALGDALQSRFASQGITPIPLEEGLRLFGLLLAESRPQLAVLPLQRQTLLANLPAGSEPPLLSTLLQEMRGQPLVTEAQPQPELLAKLDKTAPKNRRQVIFAHVLAEACRVLGIDPAQAPEPQQPLQELGLDSLMAVELRNALAAASAQTLPPTLLFEYPTLASLTDFLLERLAVRSAPANGAAATRAAAETEQVEKIRQLSQEEIDAALAAELQDLEGFLKPDGG from the coding sequence GTGTCGCAAGAAGGACTCGAACAACTCACTCCCCTGCAGCGTGCACTGCTGGCACTGAAAGAATTGCGCACGAAATTCGACGCGCTCGAACGCAGCCGCAATGAACCGATCGCGATCATTGGCATGGCCTGTCGTTTTCCCGGCTCCGCCAACAGTGCCCAGGCGTATTGGCAGTTGCTCGCCGCCGGCCGCGACGGCATCAGTGAAGTGCCGCCCGAGCGCTGGGACCTCGAGGCGTATTACGACCCCAATCCCGATGCGCCCGGCAAAATGTACACGCGGCGCAGCGGCTTCATCGATGGCGTCGATCAATTCGACCCCCGTTTTTTTGGCATTGCGCCGCGTGAAGCCCTCAGCATGGATCCGCAGCAGCGCCTGCTGCTCGAAGTCACCTGGGAAGCGCTGGAACATGCCGGCATAGTGCCCGAGCGGCTGTTCGGCACCAATGCCGGGGTGTTCATCGGCATCAGCACCAGCGACTATGCGCATTTGCAGATGCGCCATGCCGATCTCACACAACTGGAAGCCTATGGCGGCACCGGCAATGCCTTCAGCGTGGCTGCCGGCCGGCTGGCCTATGTGCTCGGCCTGCAGGGTCCAAACCTGGCGGTCGACACGGCCTGCTCCTCCTCGCTGGTCACAGTTCATCTCGCCTGCCAAAGTTTGCGGCTGGGGGAGTGTCCTCTGGCGCTGGCCGGCGGCGTCAACGCGATTCTGGTGCCGGACACCACCATCAATTTCTGCCGCGCCCGCATGCTTTCGCCGGACGGCCGCTGCAAAACCTTCGATGCTGCGGCCGACGGCTATGTGCGTGGCGAGGGCTGTGGCATGGTCGTGCTCAAGCGGCTGAGCGATGCCCTGGCCGACGGCGACAACATCTTCGCCCTGATTCGCGGCTCGGCGGTCAACCAGGACGGCCGCAGCAACGGCCTGACCGCGCCCAACGGCCCGGCGCAGGAGGCCGTGATACGCAAGGCTCTGGACAATGCCGGGGTGGCTCCCCATGAGATCGACTATGTCGAAGCGCACGGCACCGGCACCGCACTCGGCGATCCCATCGAACTGCACGCCCTCGCCAACACCATGTGCCGTGAACGCCCGCCCGGGCGGCCCCTGCTGGTCGGTTCCGCCAAAACCAACATCGGCCATCTCGAAGCAGCGGCCGGCGTGGCTGGGTTGATCAAAGTTGCGCTGGCGCTGCATCACGAGTATTTGCCCCCGCATTTGCATTTTCAGCAGCTCAATCCCCACATTGCCCTGGGTGGCGCACCGTTGGAAATTGTCAAGGAAGGCAAAGCCTGGCCGCGCACTGCGCGTCCCCGTTTCGCGGGCGTCAGTTCCTTCGGCTTCAGTGGCACCAATGCGCATGTGGTGTTGCAGGAGGCACCGGTGACCGCCTCCCCCGCGGCGCCCGCGCCGGCCGGATGGCAGTTGTTGACGCTCTCCGCCAAAACCGAAAAAGCCCTGTGCGATCTGGCCCGGCGCTATCAGGAATTTCTCGCGCCCCCCGCCGTTCCGGCGCTCGCCGATGTGTGTTTTTCCGCCAGCACCACCCGCTCCACTTTTGCATACCGTCTCGGGGTGGTGGCCGACGACCTGCCGGCCCTGCGCGAGAAACTCGCCGCCTTTGCCAACCAGCAAGCCGTGTCCGGGATCATCACCGGCCGGGTGAAGGAGAACAGCCGGCCCAAGGTGGCATTTCTTTTCACCGGTCAGGGTTCACAATACCTTGGCATGGGGCGCGAGCTTTATGAAACGCAACCGGTGTTTCGCGCCGCCCTGGAGAAATGTGAGGAGCTGCTGCGGCCGCATCTTGAAAAACCCCTGCTGTCCGTGCTGTTCGGGCTGCCCTTGCCGGCTGGCAGTGATCAGTCGGCATGGGACACTGAACCCTGGCTCAACCAGACCGCCTACACCCAGCCGGCGTTGTTCGCGCTCGAATATGCGCTCGCCGAGCTGTGGCGTTCCTGGGGCGTGAAGCCTGCCGCGGTCATGGGACACAGCGTCGGCGAGTATGTCGCGGCCTGCGTCGCCGGCATGTTGAATCTGGAGGAAGGTCTGAAGCTGATTGCCGCCCGTGGCCGCCTGATGCAGGCGCTGCCGCAAAACGGCGAGATGGCGGCAATTTTTGCCGAGGAGGAGCGCGTGGCCGCCGCGCTGGCGGATTGTCGCGAGCGCGTGTCGATCGCGGCGATCAACGGGCCGGCCAACGTGGTCATCTCCGGGGAACGCCAGGCCGTGGCCGCCGTGCTGGCACGTTTGCAGGCCGAAGGGGTCAAATGGAAAAAGCTCGTGGTCTCGCATGCTTTCCATTCGCCTTTGATGGCGCCGATGCTCGACGCCTTCGAGCACATTGCCGGCACACTGGCTTTCCAGCCGGCCAAAATTCCGTTGATCTCGAACCTCACCGCGCAACCGCTGCAATTCAATGCGGAATTGACGCCCCGTCACTATTGGCGCCGGCACGTGCGCGAGGCGGTGCGCTTTGCGGATTCCCTCCGCACCCTGCACGCGATGGGCTGCCGCCTCTTTCTCGAAATCGGGCCGCATCCCACCCTGCTCGGCATGGGCAGCCAATGCCTGCCGCCCGAGGCCGCGGTCTGGATTCCCTCTCTGCGGCGGGGCCAGGACGATACCCAGCAGATGCTCAAGAGTCTTGCCACACTTTTCACTCATGGCGTCGAAGTCGACTGGGCAGGCTTCTATCACCATGCGCCGCGCCGCCGCGTGGTGCTGCCCAGCTATCCCTTCCAGCACGAACGGTATTGGATCACACCGCGCACGACACCTGCGAAAACCACGGCGGTCACCTCCCGTGAGCCGCAACCGCCGCGGGAGGAGTGGCTCTTCGAACTCACCTGGCAGCCGCAAACGCTTGCGCCACAGCTCCGGCCGTCTCAACCCGGCACCTGGCTCATCTTTGCAGATCAAGGCGGACTGGGGTTCATCCTGAAAGCGCGGCTGGAGCAGGCCGGGCATTCCTGCCTGGTGGTTTTGCCGGGCGAAAAATACGGGCGCAGCGCGGAAGGTGTGTTTCGCCTCGCCCTGCATGATGCCGGACAGTATCAACAACTTTTACAAGAAGCCTCCGCCCGGGCCGCGGCCCCCTGGTATGCTGTGGTTCATCTGTGGAGCCTGGATGAAGAACGCTTGATCGAAAATTTTTCGGTGCAACTCGAGGCCGGCCAGCAGCGGGTTTGCGGCAGCGCGCTGTTCCTCGCACAAAGCCTGGCGAAGATGGCGGCGCCGCCGCGGCTCTGTCTGGTCACGCGCGGTGCGATAGCGGTGCCGGCCGCGACACCCCTTTCGCTCTCACCCGCTTCGCTGTGGGGATTGGGCCGCACGCTGGCGCTGGAGCATCCCGAGTTGCGTTGCCTGCGTGTTGATTTGGATCCGGAAGCAGACGCGGCCGGCAACGCGCAATGGCTCTCGGAGGAACTGCAGGCCGACAGTCGCGAGGATCAAATCGCGTTTCGTGCGGGGCAGCGCCTGGTTGCTCGGCTGGCGCGGGTGGAGCTGTCCGCGGCTGCCGCCGGGTCGGCGCAGTCATCGATTTTTGCCCGCGCGTCCTCGCCTGCCACCATCTTGATTACCGGCGGTACCGCCGGTTTGGGTTTGCAGCTTGCCCGCTGGCTGGTGGTACAGGGCTGCCGGCATCTCGTGCTGCTCAGCCGCCGCCCGCCCGCCGAAGCAGCGGCGCAAAGCCTTGCTGAACTCGAACAAAAGGGCGCCACGGTGCTGGTGAGGCAGGCCGATGTAGCCAATGCCGATCAACTCGCCGAAGTGATGGCGGAGATGCAGCAGAAGCTGCCGCCGTTGCGCGGGGTGATTCACGCCGCGGGTGTGCGCCACGACCGGCCACTGCTGCAGCAGGATTGGCCGGGTTTCGCCAAAGTCATGGGTCCCAAAATCGCCGGCGCCTGGAACCTGCACGTGCTCACCCGGGAATTGCCGCTGGAGTTTTTCGTGATGTTCTCCTCCGCGGCGGCGCTGTTGGGCTCGCCCGGGCAAAGCAATTACGCCGCCGCCAATGCCTTCATGGACAGCCTGGCACATCATCGCCGTGGTTTGGGCTTGCCGGCCTCGAGCATCAATTGGGGGCCGTGGGCGGAGGTGGGCATGGCGGCCGCGCTGGGCGATGCCCTGCAGAGCCGGTTTGCCAGCCAGGGCATCACTCCGATTCCGCTGGAGGAAGGGTTGCGTTTGTTTGGCCTGTTACTGGCAGAATCCCGGCCGCAGCTCGCCGTGCTGCCGCTGCAACGGCAGACCCTGCTCGCCAATCTTCCCGCGGGCAGCGAACCACCCCTGCTGTCGACGCTCCTGCAGGAAATGCGCGGCCAGCCGCTTGTGACCGAAGCGCAGCCCCAGCCGGAATTGCTCGCGAAGCTTGACAAAACAGCGCCGAAGAACCGCCGCCAGGTGATCTTTGCGCATGTGCTGGCGGAAGCATGTAGAGTCTTGGGAATCGACCCGGCGCAAGCACCTGAGCCGCAGCAGCCACTGCAGGAATTGGGGTTGGATTCGCTGATGGCAGTGGAACTGCGCAATGCCCTTGCCGCGGCCAGCGCACAGACCCTGCCGCCCACCCTGCTGTTTGAATATCCCACGCTTGCCAGCTTGACGGATTTTCTCCTGGAGCGGCTCGCGGTGCGCAGCGCCCCCGCCAATGGCGCGGCCGCCACCCGTGCGGCGGCCGAGACGGAGCAGGTGGAGAAGATTCGCCAACTCTCCCAGGAGGAAATCGATGCGGCGCTGGCGGCGGAGTTGCAGGACCTGGAGGGCTTCCTGAAGCCGGACGGCGGTTGA